A part of Aspergillus flavus chromosome 1, complete sequence genomic DNA contains:
- a CDS encoding putative Ste20-like serine/threonine protein kinase (unnamed protein product), producing the protein MEGLVDPESIYMKQNCIGGGSFGRVYKGVDKRTGASVAIKIIDVENAEDEVEDIIQEIAILSELNSPYVTRYHGSFLKGSSLWIVMEFCSGGSCSDLMRPGTIPEDYIMIILRELLRGLDYLHSDKKLHRDIKAANILLTSSGQVKLADFGVSGQLSATMTKKNTFVGTPFWMAPEVIKQSGYDYKADIWSLGITAIELANGEPPYSDIHPMKVLFLIPKNPPPTLQGNYSKAFKNFVELCLRRDPRERPSARELLEHPFIKRAKKTNYLTELIERYERWHAVYGNKNADEEDEPAYEPPPKPTNAEDEDDLWDFGTVRPAGRGPGLKPMKEADMNTRGHESSEWETKDRPPREPVENNSYTPQRPTQTKHIPTAASKPSSPTKVPLPPSPLKQGPAEVKPRTPTHLQRPNSQQLRESPGSEYDKALQQSLAQDISFLHIDPTPESPSPSVKNRNSVPVPQESRKANLPRPSGVPSHQERISAQPLRRPSDQSPRPAVESRPHHQVFQQHPRPPPTPRHASPQPQRLPQTPMQPPGLGSSFGPLHRGIDPNLQPSVGIPPSNEITALNSVILPALKAAVRRRSRRLELLSRNPSAENGHTRMETYELQSNREYVQQMMESLVNDLGGIFTRIERWDSEAPVGMGADVSSFLEGFLEEVLVRIEPADEESPTPSN; encoded by the exons ATGGAAGGACTAGTAGATCCAGAGTCTATTTACATGAAACAGAATTGTATTG GGGGTGGGAGCTTTGGGCGTGTCTACAAAGG GGTCGATAAGCGGACGGGCGCCTCTGTCGCAATCAAAATTATCGATGTGGAAAATGCCGAAGACGAAGTCGAAGATATCATCCAAGAAATTGCCATCCTATCCGAACTCAACTCCCCATATGTGACAAGGTACCATGGCTCTTTTTTGAAAGGTTCAAGCTTATGGATTGTTATGGAGTTCTGCTCCGGGGGTAGTTGTTCTGATTTGATGCGTCCGGGGACAATCCCGGAGGATTATATCATGATCATTCTGAGAGAGCTCCTTCGAGGATTAGACTATCTTCATAGCGATAAAAAGTTGCACCGCGACATCAAAG CTGCAAACATTCTTCTAACTTCAAGCGGGCAGGTAAAACTGGCGGACTTTGGTGTCTCTGGCCAACTATCAGCAACGatgaccaagaagaacaCTTTTGTAGGTACACCATTCTGGATGGCTCCAGAGGTTATCAAGCAATCGGGGTATGATTACAAAGCGGATATCTGGTCCCTCGGGATCACAGCAATTGAACTGGCCAATGGAGAACCCCCGTACTCCGATATTCATCCTATGAAAGTCTTGTTCCTGATCCCCAAGAACCCTCCCCCAACTTTGCAAGGAAACTACAGCAAGGCTTTCAAAAACTTCGTTGAGCTGTGCCTGCGCCGCGATCCCAGAGAACGACCGTCAGCCAGGGAATTGCTCGAACATCCTTTCATCAAGAGGGCGAAGAAAACCAACTATTTGACAGAATTGATTGAACGCTATGAGCGGTGGCATGCTGTCTATGGCAACAAAAAcgctgatgaagaagacgaaccTGCATATGAGCCTCCACCGAAGCCCACAAatgccgaagacgaagatgatcTCTGGGATTTTGGGACTGTACGCCCCGCTGGACGGGGTCCTGGTCTGAAGCCCATGAAAGAAGCGGATATGAACACCCGAGGTCACGAATCGTCAGAGTGGGAGACGAAAGATCGGCCACCAAGAGAACCAGTGGAAAACAATAGCTACACGCCGCAGAGGCCTACACAGACAAAGCACATCCCAACTGCTGCGTCAAAGCCTTCGTCACCAACAAAAGTTCCGTTACCACCATCCCCATTGAAACAGGGCCCGGCAGAGGTCAAGCCTCGAACACCTACCCACCTTCAGAGACCAAATTCCCAACAGCTAAGGGAGAGCCCCGGTAGCGAATACGATAAAGCTTTACAGCAATCATTGGCCCAAGACATATCTTTTCTCCATATTGATCCTACTCCGGAAAGTCCCTCGCCCTCCGTAAAAAACCGGAATTCCGTTCCAGTCCCCCAGGAATCTAGAAAAGCCAATCTACCTCGCCCTTCAGGGGTCCCATCACATCAGGAACGCATATCAGCACAACCCTTGCGGCGTCCTTCGGACCAAAGTCCTAGACCTGCAGTGGAATCCCGGCCTCACCACCAAGTGTTCCAACAGCATCCTCgcccaccaccaacaccaagacACGCATCTCCCCAACCACAACGACTTCCCCAGACACCGATGCAGCCCCCTGGTTTGGGGAGTAGTTTCGGTCCGCTTCATAGGGGTATAGATCCCAATCTACAGCCTAGTGTTGGAATACCTCCATCGAACGAAATTACAGCGCTGAATAGTGTTATCCTACCTGCTCTAAAGGCAGCAGTGCGCCGTCGTTCTCGTCGCCTGGAACTTCTATCGCGCAATCCTAGTGCAGAAAATGGCCACACGAGAATGGAAACATATGAACTCCAATCAAATCGGGAATATGTCCAGCAAATGATGGAGTCTCTCGTGAATGACTTGGGGGGAATATTTACAAGGATTGAGCGTTGGGACAGCGAAGCACCCGTCGGAATGGGCGCTGATGTCTCCTCGTTCTTGGAAGGATTCCTTGAAGAAGTACTCGTCAGAATTGAACCCGCTGATGAAGAATCACCGACGCCGAGTAACTAA
- a CDS encoding fungal-specific transcription factor domain-containing protein has translation MPNAAAPAVSAQQTPPITRPFGDQDRDQSADESWSAVDSDNDLVTQNGNASRSLKRKRPLTVSYVPPPSGLEHELCKQRKVKCDRAQPSCGWCSRNGQSCEYKERKKPGLRAGYGKELEQRLDRLEEVIQTQARLIETHILQSQPRSNHEFPHPGPHSYSSPSEPSAAHGPSPRNAAYFHEPSSVPAHPRPSDASITSPSDISVRNVMHSHLTSGLNPPIPIPQVSDTTHASDYTGNESSLKVPVNLFSNQEQSFADPELDLPPYDLLYALVDLYFDHINSWCPILHRRTTLDTFFGPSPLEEADRMVLYAIVATTLRFSSDSRLNEQNRKRYHDSSKQKVLLYGLENSSVRALQALVILALDLVGSSNGPPGWKLLALITRSVVQLGLAVESKSSLIAPVYPSIYTLRAVTLPDSESWIEDEGRRRLFWMVYFLDRYSTLATAFDFTLDDKDIDRKLPCKDEFFMKNQPVETRWFHHSGDRADYLKRAENVGSFGLYVEILGIMSRIHTFLKRPVDIGALSDVEEWQATYRKLDGELAAWEFGLPAEYAYENSSRLFNGSKSNKGLPCDWVQLHATYQTAVIRLHSSAAYPTTRSPIFTPSYSASQRCLFAVENILSVTRFVVDNNMLDKLGPPFAFTLWVSARLLLVHGSTIAHTVSPDIIFFVDTLAQMGTYWKVAERYSTILQRVLDEYGEYQQSGVEDSERVTPSSVKILADMRRCAFDLDFLISRQPRSSPAGSQPTVPTPAAHPRNLAPNELEYLDVFGFFNVPRVPAARAPDITDLDINETVNNPMSINGLTGSVVDGAAPNANEFNITNYLIPTPETDWLFRSEG, from the exons ATGCCGAACGCTGCTGCACCCGCAGTCTCTGCGCAGCAGACTCCACCGATAACGCGCCCCTTTGGAGACCAGGACAGAGATCAGAGCGCAGATGAATCCTGGTCTGCTGTCGATAGCGATAACGACCTGGTCACTCAAAATGGAAATGCGTCTCGCTCGCTGAAACGCAAGCGCCCCCTTACAGTGTCGTACGTACCTCCGCCCTCAGGCCTGGAGCACGAG CTGTGTAAGCAACGGAAAGTCAAATGTG ATCGAGCTCAACCAAGCTGCGGATGGTGCTCGCGTAATGGCCAGTCATGCGAATacaaagaacgaaagaagcCAGGCCTTCGAGCTGGCTATGGTAAAGAATTGGAACAACGCTTAG ACAGGCTCGAGGAAGTGATTCAGACACAGGCCCGTCTCATTGAAACTCATATCCTACAGAGCCAACCTCGGTCAAATCATGAGTTTCCTCATCCTGGTCCCCATTCTTATAGTTCACCGTCAGAGCCCTCTGCTGCTCATGGGCCAAGTCCTCGAAATGCAGCTTACTTTCATGAGCCATCATCTGTGCCAGCTCATCCACGTCCGTCTGACGCGTCTATCACTAGTCCTTCGGACATTTCAGTTAGGAACGTGATGCATAGCCATCTCACAAGTGGCTTAAACCCGCCTATACCCATCCCACAAGTTTCTGATACCACACACGCGAGTGATTATACAGGGAATGAATCATCATTGAAGGTGCCAGTCAATTTGTTCTCCAATCAGGAACAGTCATTTGCGGACCCAGAGCTCGATCTCCCACCGTACGATCTGTTATATGCGCTGGTTGATCTTTACTTCGACCATATAAATTCGTGGTGTCCTATTCTTCACCGACGTACGACTCTAGATACCTTCTTCGGCCCATCCCCTCTTGAGGAAGCTGATCGCATGGTTCTGTATGCTATTGTTGCAACTACTCTCCGCTTTTCGAGTGACAGTAGGCTCAACGAGCAAAATCGAAAACGATACCATGATTCCTCCAAGCAGAAAGTCTTGCTCTATGGCTTAGAGAACTCATCAGTCAGGGCGCTTCAGGCCCTGGTTATATTAGCTTTGGACTTAGTGGGCTCCTCCAACGGGCCTCCCGGTTGGAAACTGCTTGCCCTGATTACGCGATCCGTGGTTCAGTTGGGGTTGGCTGTTGAATCCAAATCCTCACTTATAGCTCCCGTTTACCCTTCTATCTATACCCTAAGAGCGGTTACTCTCCCTGACTCAGAGTCTTGGATTGAGGACGAAGGCAGACGCAGACTTTTCTGGATGGTATATTTCTTGGACCGATATTCAACCCTCGCAACTGCCTTTGATTTTACATTGGACGACAAAGATATCGACCGCAAGCTCCCATGCAAGGACGAATTCTTCATGAAAAACCAGCCTGTCGAAACTAGATGGTTTCACCACTCGGGCGACCGTGCAGATTATCTCAAGCGTGCCGAAAATGTCGGCTCATTCGGCCTTTACGTGGAGATTCTCGGCATCATGTCCCGTATTCATACTTTCTTGAAACGGCCTGTGGACATCGGCGCTTTATCGGATGTTGAAGAGTGGCAAGCAACATATCGCAAGTTGGATGGCGAGCTAGCTGCATGGGAGTTTGGCCTTCCAGCTGAGTATGCCTACGAAAATTCATCTAGGTTGTTTAATGGCTCGAAATCAAACAAAGGCCTCCCTTGTGACTGGGTTCAACTCCATGCCACATATCAAAC TGCGGTAATCAGACTCCACTCATCGGCTGCATACCCGACGACTCGATCCCCAATCTTCACGCCGTCATACAGTGCCAGCCAGCGTTGTTTATTCGCAGTCGAAAACATCCTCTCCGTGACGCGATTCGTTGTAGACAACAATATGCTCGACAAGCTTGGACCACCTTTTGCGTTTACGCTCTGGGTCTCTGCACGATTACTACTTGTCCATGGTTCTACCATCGCCCATACTGTGAGCCCGGACATAATCTTCTTTGTTGATACGCTCGCCCAGATGGGGACGTACTGGAAGGTAGCTGAACGCTACAGCACAATTTTACAGCGTGTCCTTGACGAGTATGGTGAATACCAACAATCCGGTGTTGAGGATTCCGAGCGCGTAACGCCATCCAGCGTGAAGATCCTCGCAGATATGAGACGCTGTGCTTTTGACCTGGACTTCTTGATATCCCGACAGCCACGCTCGTCACCTGCCGGAAGCCAACCGACAGTACCAACACCCGCTGCGCATCCACGAAATCTTGCACCAAATGAATTAGAATATCTTGATgttttcggcttcttcaatgTGCCACGGGTACCTGCTGCCCGAGCTCCCGATATTACTGACCTCGATATAAACGAGACGGTCAACAATCCTATGTCAATCAATGGTCTAACTGGGTCTGTTGTGGATGGTGCTGCGCCTAATGCAAACGAATTTAACATCACGAACTACTTGATTCCAACTCCGGAGACGGACTGGTTATTCCGCTCAGAAGGTTAA
- a CDS encoding enolase C-terminal domain-like protein, with translation MGSISEFPRIKEIRTFIIDGVGSGGDYHNVKGGHWLIDSDISTPMTKWAQYRGSRTSWGINVLGSFCVEIEATDGTKGFATGFGGPPACWLVHQHFERFLIGADPRDVNDLFEKMYRASMFYGRKGLPVAVISVIDLALWDLQGKIRNEPVYKLIGGATRTRLNFYCTGPQPASAKAMGFIGAKVALPHGPDEGTEGLLKNVAYLRKQRESVGPNFPLRVDCYMSLNVPYTIQLVKKCEAEGIDIDWWEECLSPDDFDGHALLKKAHPTVKFTTGEHEYSRYGFRKLVEGRNLDIIQPDVMWVGGLTELLKVSALAAAYDIPVVPHASGPYSYHYVVSQPNTPFQEYLANSADGHTVEPVFGNLFLNEPIPTKGYLDVSILDKPGFGLELNPAAPLIPASALLTPAPQKSLPPPTDNENGANGAAH, from the exons atggGTTCTATATCGGAATTTCCCCGCATCAAAGAGATTCgcaccttcatcatcgatgGTGTCGGATCTGGTGGTGATTATCACAAT GTCAAAGGAGGTCACTGGCTGATCGACAGCGACATCTCTACCCCCATGACCAAATGGGCGCAATATCGCGGATCGCGTACATCGTGGGGTATCAATGTCTTGGGCTCATTCTGTGTGGAAATAGAAGCCACAGATGGAACTAAGGGTTTCGCGACTGGCTTCGGTGGTCCTCCAGCTTGCTGGCTGGTACACCAGCACTTCGAGCGTTTCTTGATCGGCGCAG ACCCTCGCGATGTCAACGACCTGTTCGAGAAGATGTACCGTGCATCTATGTTCTATGGCCGGAAGGGTCTTCCGGTTGCTGTCATCTCGGTGATCGACTTGGCACTCTGGGATCTCCAGGGAAAGATTCGTAACGAACCCGTTTACAAGCTCATCGGAGGGGCTACTCGAACACGACTGAACTTCTACTGTACCGGACCTCAGCCCGCATCTGCCAAGGCTATGGGCTTCATCGGAGCTAAGGTAGCTCTGCCCCACGGCCCAGATGAGGGCACGGAAGGACTCCTGAAGAACGTCGCATACCTGCGCAAGCAGCGCGAGAGCGTTGGTCCCAACTTCCCCCTGCGTGTAGACTGCTACATGTCATTGAATGTTCCCTACACTATCCAGCTTGTCAAGAAATGTGAGGCTGAGGGAATCGACATTGACTGGTGGGAGGAGTGTCTGAGCCCCGATGACTTCGACGGCCACGCTCTCCTCAAGAAAGCCCACCCCACTGTGAAGTTCACCACCGGCGAGCACGAATACTCCCGTTACGGATTCCGCAAGCTCGTCGAAGGCCGTAACCTTGACATCATCCAGCCCGACGTGATGTGGGTGGGTGGTCTGACAGAATTGCTCAAGGTCTCTGCGCTCGCCGCTGCATACGATATTCCCGTTGTCCCTCACGCATCAGGACCATACTCTTACCACTATGTGGTTTCGCAGCCCAACACACCATTCCAGGAGTACCTTGCCAACTCTGCTGATGGACACACCGTTGAGCCCGTTTTTGGCAACCTGTTCCTCAACGAACCTATTCCCACCAAGGGTTACCTCGATGTCTCCATCTTGGACAAGCCTGGCTTCGGTCTTGAGCTTAACCCTGCCGCCCCCTTGATTCCAGCTTCTGCCCTCCTCACTCCTGCTCCTCAGAAGAGCCTGCCTCCCCCCACGGATAATGAGAATGGAGCCAATGGCGCCGCTCACTAA